One Patescibacteria group bacterium DNA segment encodes these proteins:
- the ftsZ gene encoding cell division protein FtsZ codes for MEIKPDLETFARLKVIGVGGSGGNAINRMIASDIKGVEFIAVNTDAQALQKSSAQTRIHIGKNITKGLGAGMDPEVGRQASEEGRDEIAKALKGADMVFITCGLGGGTGTGASPVIANLAREAGVLTIGVITKPFNFEGLARRNIAEQGLVSLAKEVDTLITIPNDRLLQVIDKSTSLLEAFEIVDDVLRQGVQGISDLIVVPGIVNVDFADVKAIMRDAGSALMGIGRASGEGRAREAAKAAISSPLLELSIDGAKGVLFNITGGSDLGMYEIDEAAKVITEKVSPEARIIFGAVIDPEVEGELKITVIATGFEGKKREEEKKEEEDIFSAEPPEEALEVKTREAEKVEEETSNEDELDIPAFIRKKMGK; via the coding sequence ATGGAGATTAAACCAGATTTAGAAACATTTGCGCGGTTAAAAGTAATAGGCGTTGGCGGCTCAGGGGGGAATGCGATTAATCGGATGATCGCTTCGGATATTAAAGGCGTGGAATTTATCGCCGTTAATACTGATGCCCAAGCATTACAGAAAAGCAGCGCTCAAACGCGGATTCATATTGGTAAAAATATCACCAAGGGATTGGGAGCCGGAATGGACCCCGAAGTCGGCAGGCAGGCGTCAGAAGAAGGCCGTGATGAAATTGCTAAGGCATTAAAAGGCGCGGATATGGTTTTTATCACCTGTGGTTTAGGCGGCGGGACGGGTACGGGCGCGAGCCCCGTGATCGCCAATTTAGCGCGAGAGGCGGGAGTGCTTACGATTGGCGTGATCACGAAACCCTTCAATTTTGAAGGTTTAGCGCGGCGGAATATCGCGGAACAAGGTTTGGTGTCTTTAGCGAAAGAAGTGGATACGCTGATTACAATTCCCAATGACCGCCTTTTGCAAGTTATTGATAAATCCACCTCACTTTTAGAGGCTTTTGAAATTGTAGATGATGTTTTGCGCCAAGGCGTGCAGGGTATTTCCGATTTGATTGTCGTCCCTGGTATTGTCAATGTGGATTTTGCCGACGTAAAAGCAATTATGCGCGATGCCGGTTCTGCTCTAATGGGCATCGGTCGCGCGAGCGGTGAAGGGCGAGCCAGGGAGGCAGCTAAAGCGGCGATTTCCAGTCCTCTTTTGGAGCTTTCCATTGACGGGGCGAAGGGGGTCCTTTTTAACATAACTGGCGGGTCGGATTTAGGAATGTATGAGATTGACGAAGCCGCTAAGGTAATTACGGAAAAAGTGTCGCCGGAGGCGAGAATTATTTTCGGCGCGGTGATTGATCCGGAAGTGGAAGGAGAACTCAAAATCACCGTAATTGCCACGGGCTTTGAGGGGAAAAAGAGGGAGGAAGAAAAGAAAGAGGAGGAAGATATCTTTAGCGCCGAACCCCCAGAAGAAGCCTTAGAGGTTAAGACTAGAGAAGCGGAAAAAGTAGAAGAAGAAACGAGCAACGAGGACGAATTGGATATCCCTGCTTTCATCAGGAAGAAGATGGGAAAATAA
- the nrdR gene encoding transcriptional regulator NrdR — translation MRCPHCHASETKVLDSRSANDGFVIRRRRECPRCRSRFSTYEEVELLNFYVIKKDGRRELYDRTKLERGIRRACEKRPIAEETILKMLSRIEQKIREDRKREIGSRLIGELVMKELKKLDDVAYIRFASVYKSFKDVESFAQELSAFTDLKRQICRPQKAP, via the coding sequence ATGAGATGCCCACATTGCCATGCCAGCGAGACCAAAGTGCTGGATTCCAGGAGCGCGAACGATGGTTTTGTCATTCGGCGCCGCCGCGAATGCCCGAGATGCCGCTCCCGTTTTTCCACCTATGAAGAAGTGGAATTATTGAATTTTTATGTTATTAAAAAAGACGGTCGGCGCGAGCTCTATGACCGCACCAAATTAGAACGAGGTATCCGACGCGCTTGCGAAAAACGTCCTATTGCCGAGGAGACAATCTTGAAGATGCTTTCCCGCATTGAACAAAAGATTCGCGAGGACAGAAAAAGAGAAATAGGGAGCCGCTTAATTGGCGAGTTGGTGATGAAGGAATTAAAAAAGTTGGACGATGTAGCCTATATTCGTTTTGCCTCGGTCTATAAGTCTTTTAAAGATGTAGAAAGTTTCGCGCAAGAGCTAAGCGCGTTCACGGATCTCAAAAGACAGATTTGCCGTCCCCAAAAAGCCCCATAA
- a CDS encoding ribonucleoside triphosphate reductase, giving the protein MAKTKQVREIKKRDGRVVPFEPEKVATAIFKAAQAVGGRNRVLARQLAAKVVILLNEKFDGHTIPSVEQIQDLVEKVLIEEGHAKTAKAYILYRDQHARLRDLRKFIDSDELMEGYLSQVDWRVRENSNMTFSLQGLNNHVASSVSSHYWLHKIYPPEVRDAHLNRDFHIHDLQLLSAYCTGWDLRDLLMRGFGGVSGKVESRPPKHLRTALGQIVNFFYTVQGEIAGAVAFSNFDTYLAPFIHYDDLSYGDIKQCLQEFLFNMNVPTRVGFQTPFTNITLDLTVPSNIKNEPVVIGGKLKDETYGRFQKEMDLFNRAFGETMLEGDAKGRVFSFPIPTINITRDFRWGKREWNPLWEMTAKYGVPYFANFVNSDMSPDDARSMCCRLRLDNRELRKRGGGLFGANPLTGSIGVVTINMPRLGYLAKDKEDFFKRLGKIMAIARKSLQVKREALEQFTEGGLYPYCRHYLDKIKESFGEYWRNHFNTIGLLGMNEACLNLLKTNLSTKRGHKFAKETLVFMRERMMDYQNEENQLYNLEATPAEGTSYNFAKYDKEKYPKIIVANEKAYQAGAKPYYTNSTHLPVNFSDDLFEALDRQDDLQSLYTGGTVLHGFIGERLPNITAVKSLIKKVCHRYHLPYFTLTPTFSICPKHGYIAGEHEYCPKCDAEIGYAAK; this is encoded by the coding sequence ATGGCAAAAACAAAACAGGTCAGAGAAATTAAGAAGCGGGATGGCAGGGTTGTCCCCTTTGAACCGGAAAAAGTCGCGACGGCTATTTTTAAGGCGGCGCAAGCGGTGGGAGGGCGAAATAGGGTGCTTGCTAGACAATTAGCCGCCAAGGTAGTTATCCTTTTAAATGAAAAATTTGATGGTCATACTATCCCATCCGTGGAACAAATCCAAGATTTGGTGGAAAAGGTTTTGATTGAAGAAGGGCACGCGAAGACGGCGAAGGCCTATATTCTTTATCGCGATCAACACGCGCGGTTGCGGGATTTGCGGAAGTTCATTGATTCCGACGAACTAATGGAGGGCTATCTGTCACAGGTGGATTGGCGCGTCCGCGAAAACAGCAATATGACTTTTTCTTTGCAGGGGCTGAATAACCATGTCGCGTCCTCGGTTTCTTCCCATTATTGGTTGCACAAGATTTATCCTCCGGAAGTGCGGGACGCGCATCTAAATCGGGATTTCCATATCCATGATCTTCAGCTTTTATCCGCTTACTGCACGGGTTGGGATTTACGCGATCTTTTGATGCGCGGTTTTGGCGGGGTTTCCGGTAAGGTTGAATCCCGCCCGCCCAAGCACTTGCGCACAGCCTTGGGCCAGATTGTCAATTTCTTTTATACCGTGCAGGGCGAAATCGCAGGGGCAGTGGCTTTCTCTAATTTTGATACTTATCTTGCCCCTTTTATCCACTATGATGATTTAAGTTATGGAGATATTAAACAGTGCCTGCAGGAATTTTTATTTAATATGAATGTGCCGACGCGGGTAGGTTTTCAAACGCCTTTTACCAATATTACGCTAGATTTAACTGTTCCTAGTAATATTAAAAATGAACCCGTGGTAATTGGGGGAAAGCTTAAAGATGAAACCTACGGCCGATTTCAGAAGGAAATGGATCTTTTTAATCGTGCCTTTGGCGAAACTATGCTTGAAGGCGATGCTAAGGGACGTGTTTTTTCTTTTCCTATTCCCACGATTAACATCACCCGCGATTTTCGATGGGGGAAACGTGAATGGAATCCCTTGTGGGAAATGACCGCTAAATACGGCGTCCCATATTTTGCCAACTTTGTCAATTCTGATATGAGTCCGGATGACGCGCGCAGTATGTGTTGTCGTTTGCGCCTCGACAACCGAGAGCTTCGCAAGAGAGGCGGCGGACTCTTTGGGGCGAACCCGCTGACTGGCTCTATCGGGGTAGTCACGATCAATATGCCGCGCTTGGGCTATCTAGCCAAAGACAAAGAAGATTTTTTTAAACGTTTGGGAAAAATAATGGCGATTGCGCGCAAAAGCCTGCAGGTGAAAAGAGAGGCGTTAGAGCAATTTACCGAAGGAGGTCTTTATCCCTACTGCCGTCATTACTTAGACAAGATTAAAGAATCTTTTGGCGAATACTGGCGCAATCATTTTAACACCATTGGTCTTTTGGGGATGAATGAAGCCTGCCTCAATCTTCTCAAAACGAACCTTTCTACAAAGAGGGGTCATAAATTTGCCAAGGAAACTTTAGTTTTTATGCGGGAAAGGATGATGGATTATCAGAACGAGGAGAATCAATTATATAATTTGGAGGCGACGCCAGCCGAAGGCACAAGCTATAATTTCGCCAAATATGACAAAGAAAAATACCCTAAAATTATTGTGGCGAATGAAAAAGCTTATCAGGCAGGAGCAAAGCCGTATTACACGAATTCCACCCATCTTCCTGTTAACTTTAGTGATGATTTATTTGAAGCCTTGGACCGTCAGGACGACCTGCAGAGCCTTTACACGGGCGGTACGGTATTGCACGGTTTTATTGGCGAACGGCTGCCCAATATTACTGCCGTTAAAAGCTTAATTAAAAAGGTTTGCCACCGCTATCACCTTCCCTATTTTACCCTGACGCCGACCTTCAGCATCTGCCCCAAGCACGGTTATATCGCCGGCGAGCATGAATATTGTCCCAAGTGCGACGCGGAAATCGGTTACGCAGCCAAATGA
- a CDS encoding anaerobic ribonucleoside-triphosphate reductase, whose amino-acid sequence MKNTIQNLESQRTRCEVYSRVVGYLRPVKQWNDGKQEEFHDRKEYNKALGK is encoded by the coding sequence ATGAAAAACACAATACAAAATTTAGAATCACAACGAACGCGATGTGAAGTTTATTCGCGTGTTGTTGGTTATTTGCGGCCGGTGAAACAGTGGAATGACGGGAAGCAGGAGGAGTTTCATGATCGGAAGGAATATAATAAGGCATTAGGGAAATAA
- a CDS encoding anaerobic ribonucleoside-triphosphate reductase activating protein: MQIRGFQKFSLLDYPGKIAAIIFTSGCTLRCPFCYNPELVRGDSRLPVFTETEVLKFLGKRKGKLEALVITGGEPTLQADLPRFISRVKDLGYLVKLDTNGSNPAMLKKLIQKKFVDYAAMDLKTSWQDYSKVQPAVELARIKESVIFLLKAKKPDGFHYEFRTTLFPPLVRKDNLEEMVKIIVGAEKYALQQYQPLKTLAPDPERKVYRESVIQGFRKIAEKYVRKVEIRGV, from the coding sequence ATGCAAATCCGCGGTTTTCAGAAATTTTCTCTTCTCGATTACCCGGGAAAGATTGCGGCGATTATTTTCACATCAGGCTGCACCCTCCGGTGCCCTTTTTGTTATAATCCTGAATTAGTGAGAGGCGACTCCCGCTTGCCCGTTTTTACCGAGACGGAAGTGTTAAAGTTTTTGGGCAAAAGAAAAGGCAAATTGGAAGCATTGGTAATTACCGGCGGCGAGCCGACCCTGCAGGCGGATTTGCCTCGTTTTATTTCGCGAGTGAAGGATTTAGGTTACCTGGTTAAATTAGATACTAATGGTTCCAACCCTGCGATGTTAAAGAAGTTGATTCAAAAAAAATTTGTGGATTACGCGGCGATGGATTTAAAAACCAGCTGGCAGGATTATTCAAAGGTGCAGCCAGCTGTAGAGCTTGCGCGGATCAAAGAGAGCGTAATTTTTTTGCTCAAAGCGAAAAAGCCAGATGGGTTCCATTATGAATTTCGGACCACTCTTTTCCCGCCTCTTGTGCGCAAGGATAATTTGGAGGAAATGGTCAAGATTATCGTCGGCGCGGAAAAATACGCGCTCCAGCAATATCAGCCCCTCAAAACATTGGCGCCCGATCCGGAGAGAAAAGTTTATAGGGAGAGCGTGATCCAAGGATTCAGAAAGATAGCGGAGAAGTATGTGAGGAAAGTGGAAATTAGAGGAGTTTAA
- the dut gene encoding dUTP diphosphatase has protein sequence MKITIKRVDKSLPLPKYETSGAVAFDFLCREGALVKPKEIKLIPANVIIKIPSGYMLLLASRSSTSMKKGLMLINGIGVIDQDYCGSEDEIRVQVYNFTDQEVRVEKGDRLAQGIFVKIERGEWREVEKTQNHSRGGFGSTG, from the coding sequence ATGAAAATCACAATAAAACGCGTAGATAAAAGTTTACCGCTTCCTAAATATGAAACCAGTGGTGCGGTTGCTTTTGATTTTCTTTGCCGCGAAGGAGCCTTAGTTAAACCCAAAGAGATTAAATTAATTCCGGCGAACGTGATTATAAAAATTCCGTCGGGATATATGCTGCTTTTAGCCTCGCGCTCTTCAACATCAATGAAAAAGGGCTTAATGCTGATTAATGGCATTGGCGTTATTGATCAGGATTATTGCGGGTCCGAGGATGAAATCAGGGTTCAAGTTTATAATTTTACGGATCAAGAAGTAAGAGTGGAAAAGGGGGATCGTTTAGCCCAAGGGATTTTTGTGAAGATTGAAAGAGGAGAATGGAGGGAAGTAGAAAAGACGCAAAATCATTCCCGTGGGGGTTTTGGGTCAACGGGGTAA